From the Chloroflexota bacterium genome, one window contains:
- the surE gene encoding 5'/3'-nucleotidase SurE codes for MSSHILVTNDDGVTSPGILALKQALEALGQVTVFAPDRNWSAAGHSKTMHKPLRIQQVVLADGSPAYTTNGAPSDCVGLALLGAVPVQPDLVVSGINQGPNLGHDITYSGTVAGAMEAVVGGLPAIAVSMENGEWRDFDAVTGVVTELARLILERGLPPNTLLNVNAPARSAGDIAGVAVTRLGRRVYKDVLIEREDPKGRPYYWIGGEPPGGVVEDGTDIGVVARGFISVTPLTMDMTNYPFLKNLREWLALSDSGSLDSHSSGPLPGFEEGAEKNRR; via the coding sequence ATGTCATCTCACATTCTTGTAACCAACGACGATGGTGTCACCTCGCCCGGCATTCTGGCACTGAAACAGGCGCTGGAAGCGCTGGGCCAGGTGACGGTCTTTGCGCCCGACCGCAATTGGAGCGCGGCAGGGCATAGCAAGACCATGCATAAGCCGCTGCGGATCCAACAGGTGGTGCTGGCCGACGGCTCTCCCGCCTACACCACCAACGGCGCGCCCTCCGATTGTGTGGGCCTGGCTCTGCTGGGTGCAGTTCCTGTGCAACCTGATCTGGTGGTCTCCGGCATCAATCAAGGACCGAATCTGGGCCATGATATCACCTACAGCGGCACCGTGGCAGGTGCCATGGAGGCTGTGGTCGGCGGACTGCCCGCCATCGCGGTCTCAATGGAAAATGGCGAATGGCGCGATTTCGATGCCGTAACCGGTGTGGTGACAGAGCTGGCCCGGCTCATCCTGGAGCGAGGGCTTCCTCCCAATACGCTTCTCAACGTCAACGCCCCCGCTCGTTCAGCCGGTGACATTGCCGGCGTAGCTGTCACGCGCCTGGGCAGGCGGGTGTACAAGGATGTGTTGATCGAGCGGGAAGACCCCAAAGGACGCCCCTATTACTGGATCGGCGGCGAACCTCCTGGCGGTGTCGTGGAGGATGGCACAGATATCGGCGTGGTGGCCCGGGGATTCATCTCCGTCACTCCCTTGACCATGGATATGACCAACTACCCGTTTCTCAAGAACCTGCGCGAGTGGCTGGCGCTGTCTGACTCTGGCAGCCTGGATAGCCACAGCAGCGGCCCTCTTCCCGGTTTTGAGGAAGGGGCGGAAAAGAATCGCAGATGA
- a CDS encoding branched-chain amino acid transaminase: METKYAFFEGRIVPFEQAKVSVMTHALNYGTACFAGIRAYWNEQEKQLFLFRLNDHVERFLTSCRLLMMDVPYSAEHLAGVVVELLQKEGFRSDIYIRPLGYKADLKIGVLLHDMVDEVTIYALPFGRYVENEEGAAVCVSSWRRVDDNAMPARGKISGAYVNSAFVKSEALLNGFDEAIVLSQDGHVSEGSAENLFMVRNGCLITPSITANILEGITRRTIMQLADEQLGIPTEERQIDRTELYVCDELFFCGTGVQVAAITSVDHRPVGAGSMGPITEAIRDLYFDVVRGQVPAYRDWCTPVYV; encoded by the coding sequence ATGGAAACAAAGTATGCGTTTTTTGAGGGCAGGATTGTGCCCTTTGAGCAGGCAAAGGTCAGCGTAATGACCCACGCCTTGAACTATGGCACCGCCTGCTTCGCCGGTATTCGAGCCTACTGGAACGAGCAGGAGAAGCAGCTATTTTTATTTCGTCTGAACGATCATGTCGAGCGCTTTCTCACTTCCTGCCGCCTGCTCATGATGGATGTACCCTACAGCGCAGAGCATCTGGCTGGCGTTGTGGTTGAGCTGCTGCAGAAGGAGGGTTTTCGCTCCGACATCTATATCCGTCCTCTTGGTTACAAGGCTGATCTGAAGATCGGCGTGCTGCTTCACGATATGGTCGACGAAGTCACGATATATGCGTTGCCTTTTGGGCGCTACGTTGAAAACGAGGAGGGGGCTGCGGTTTGTGTCTCATCCTGGCGACGGGTTGATGACAATGCCATGCCTGCCCGGGGCAAGATTTCCGGCGCCTATGTCAATTCGGCCTTTGTCAAGAGCGAGGCTTTGCTCAACGGTTTTGACGAGGCGATTGTACTAAGCCAGGACGGGCACGTGTCGGAAGGCAGCGCAGAGAATCTCTTCATGGTCCGCAATGGTTGCCTCATCACGCCGTCCATTACTGCCAACATCCTGGAAGGGATTACCCGCCGTACCATCATGCAGCTGGCTGATGAACAGTTGGGCATCCCGACCGAAGAGCGGCAAATTGACCGCACTGAGCTTTACGTCTGCGACGAACTGTTCTTCTGCGGCACAGGGGTTCAGGTGGCAGCGATCACCTCGGTCGATCACCGGCCGGTTGGCGCTGGCAGCATGGGCCCAATCACCGAGGCCATTCGCGATCTCTACTTCGACGTGGTGCGCGGCCAGGTGCCGGCCTACCGGGACTGGTGCACGCCGGTGTACGTCTAA
- a CDS encoding DUF92 domain-containing protein, whose amino-acid sequence MSPVRFLVGLIISASIGWLAYKRGALSPSGVWGAIITGTVVFGFGGLTWGLVLVVFFVSSSLLSHFRRAQKLQLADKFAKGERRDLGQTLANGGVGALLALAVLLFIDLPGEVRSGNPLYVFLTLAYFGAIATANADTWATELGVLAPSRPRLITTGKEVPAGTSGGVTWQGSLAALAGGTFIGASAFLIIQVASLATSGQLLMADLPVILIAGLAGFLGSMVDSLLGATLQRVYWCDTCQKETERPVHSCGTTTSPRRGWGWLNNDVVNFLASAAGALIGGGLGLLILL is encoded by the coding sequence ATGTCGCCCGTTCGTTTTCTGGTCGGATTGATCATCAGCGCATCGATTGGGTGGTTGGCCTACAAGCGTGGCGCCCTTTCGCCAAGCGGCGTATGGGGTGCCATTATCACGGGCACGGTCGTATTCGGCTTTGGTGGGCTGACCTGGGGATTGGTGCTGGTCGTTTTCTTCGTGAGCTCCAGCCTCCTCAGCCATTTTCGCAGGGCTCAGAAGCTTCAATTGGCCGACAAGTTTGCCAAGGGAGAGCGCCGTGATCTGGGGCAGACGTTGGCCAACGGTGGCGTTGGCGCCTTGCTGGCCCTGGCAGTTTTGCTCTTTATCGACCTACCGGGCGAGGTCCGATCGGGTAATCCATTGTACGTTTTTCTGACCCTGGCCTATTTCGGTGCCATTGCCACGGCCAATGCGGACACCTGGGCGACCGAGTTAGGCGTTCTGGCGCCGTCGCGGCCGCGGTTGATCACCACGGGCAAGGAGGTGCCGGCCGGCACCTCCGGCGGTGTTACCTGGCAGGGGTCGCTGGCTGCACTGGCGGGCGGCACTTTCATCGGTGCCAGTGCGTTTTTGATCATCCAGGTGGCCTCGCTGGCGACGAGCGGGCAGCTGCTGATGGCGGATCTGCCGGTCATCCTCATTGCAGGGCTCGCCGGGTTTCTTGGCTCCATGGTGGACAGCCTGTTGGGTGCGACCCTGCAGCGAGTCTATTGGTGTGATACCTGTCAGAAGGAGACCGAACGACCGGTCCATAGCTGTGGAACGACCACCAGCCCGCGCCGGGGATGGGGATGGCTTAACAACGATGTAGTGAACTTTCTGGCATCAGCTGCAGGTGCACTGATTGGCGGCGGGCTGGGTTTGCTGATTCTGCTTTAG
- a CDS encoding glycosyltransferase, which translates to MKRDPDMPGEEHRPFISVVIPCYNEEGNLERGVLDEVFQYLEQQDYPWEVIVVNDESTDNSQRLVEATIADKARFSLVNIPHGGKPAAVWAGIQQSRGDIVLFTDMDQSTPIGELDKLLPWYDQGYDVVIGSRGASREGFNLIRQVGSLVFRAMRSLFLLRDINDTQCGFKTSRREVALQTFPRLQFFKQEEQPSGWKVSAYDVELLYIVERAGYPIKEVIVEWQNRDESDTKGQQSDLARYVQESIEMGREVFRVKRNQVRGMYDDV; encoded by the coding sequence ATGAAACGAGATCCGGACATGCCAGGTGAGGAACATCGGCCCTTTATCTCCGTCGTGATTCCCTGTTACAACGAAGAGGGGAATCTGGAGAGAGGCGTATTGGACGAAGTGTTCCAATATCTTGAGCAGCAGGACTACCCTTGGGAAGTCATCGTCGTCAACGATGAGTCCACCGATAACAGCCAGCGTCTGGTTGAGGCAACTATTGCCGACAAAGCACGTTTCTCCCTGGTCAATATTCCCCATGGGGGTAAACCTGCTGCGGTCTGGGCTGGTATCCAGCAATCGCGGGGGGACATTGTCCTGTTCACCGACATGGACCAATCCACACCGATCGGTGAGTTGGATAAACTTTTGCCCTGGTACGATCAGGGTTATGATGTGGTGATTGGTTCCCGGGGCGCGTCCCGGGAAGGGTTCAACCTGATCCGACAGGTCGGCAGCCTGGTGTTTCGTGCCATGCGCAGCCTGTTTTTGCTACGGGATATCAACGACACCCAGTGCGGCTTCAAGACCAGTCGCCGGGAGGTGGCGTTGCAGACCTTTCCTCGCCTGCAGTTCTTCAAGCAGGAGGAACAGCCCAGCGGGTGGAAGGTATCGGCCTACGATGTGGAGCTGCTGTACATCGTGGAACGGGCGGGCTACCCCATCAAGGAAGTCATTGTCGAGTGGCAGAACCGCGATGAGAGCGATACCAAGGGACAGCAGAGCGATCTCGCCCGCTACGTGCAGGAGTCGATCGAAATGGGACGCGAGGTGTTTCGTGTCAAGCGTAACCAGGTTCGGGGCATGTACGATGATGTCTGA